The stretch of DNA CTTAGTGTGTCCAATTGTCTTAGGCGCCTATGTGTCTGGTATGTGTGCACTTAGTGGAATCAGCAGACTNNNNNNNNNNNNNNNNNNNNNNNNNCAGGACTCTGTCTAGTTTGTGCCCAGTTTGTCTATTTTTAATGTTCAGCTAGCTTAACATCTATTGTGCTGTCCTAtacgtatatatgtatatattgtatccTCATGGTTACTCCTACAAATCCTCCTCTGAGGCTAAATagccactaaattatgcaaatatgGCTTGGAATGGTAAGGAGATACATATGATggacaataaataaaacaaacaaagtaaaGCATATAAACCAACTAGACCAATACATCTCCAATGTGAAATAGGAGTTAAAAGATCCAATTAGAAAACATTCCAATAAAACCTAACTAGACCAAAACATTTCAACCATTATCCTCCCGCTGCAAACACCTTACCAACCTTTGTTAGATTGATTAAATACATGGTCCATAGACACTTGGGTAACCGGCAATTACCTCTGTTTCACCTAACATGTTTTTGATAAAATGATCCTATTTTAGAAGGCAAAAACTAACTTAATTAAAAGAAAAATATGTCATCGGAATATATATCTAAAAAAATTCAAAGAAACATACAAGAAACACCAAAGCCTATTaggcaaaaataaaaatgcaaaaaaaccCCATATCTAGGAGCAACAGTCCTCTTCCTTACAAATAAGACAATGCTCCTCTTTGGAACTTGGCACATGAAAAAGGTTCCATGTTGATGTTATGACCATTCTCATGGAATTTTGTATACCACTTGCAATTGGGACGCAATGACATTTTTTTTCTGTGGACATGTATAAGTAAACATTTCATCATAAACTGGGTAATTAAATAACATTGCAAACCATCCTACGAAAAATCGTGACACGCATGGACCACCCCCCCCATTCACTCATAGAGACAGTAGGTTACCAAAGGGGCAAGTCAAGAGGTTCCTTCCAACCGCATTGCAGGCTTCCATACTTATTTGGGTATAATTGCCTGGGCTTCCCGGTACAGGATCATCACCACAGGAGGGTCATCTCTCCTCACCAGTACATCTTTAACTGTTGTTCTAAACCACAATTGATTTTCCAGGGGTATACACAACAAAATGCAATACCCAGAGCCAATAACCCTCCTCCCCAACATGATGGCCATCCTAGCAAACATTGGCTCCCAACTTTCTAACACTAGGTCCAAACCAATCCATACATGAGAGCTAAACCAGCAGTTAGCCTTTACTTCTGCTCGTAATCCTTTGAGTTTGTCCCCATAGCAATATTGGGAATAAAGGGCAACATTGTCATCCCCAAAACCATGACACCAAACTCCACCCTTTCTCCGCTAGAGCCAATTGACGAGCCTGTCTATTTTTGCCAAAATCATTTTTACTGGTAAGCCTGACCTGTGTCCCCCAACGCCGGTTAGAAGCCAGTCAGTATAGTTTTAATGAATGCGTCTGTTGTTATAATATATAAATCAAATCCACTTCTAAGGTTTTTATTTTGGTGTTATccacaaaaaataaatcaaatcctGATTTAAACTTAAATCTCTTGCCTTTTGGAACTCCCGAGTACCCCCCTAGTGTCCATTGCATCAAGGTTACACCTCAGGGTTTTTTCTCATACGCCCTTTTAACCCTGATTAAACATAGCTCATCCATGGGGGTGATTTAATAAATGGACCTGTTGAATTGCTTTAACTAGGCCACAAAGACCAATCCACCACAGACAATACATTTCAAACAGTTAGGTTGAATGTGTGGGGCAAGAGCAATCAGGCAATACCTTCTGTCTTGTTCTTTCAACATAGTAAGAGATGCCGCGCAGAACCTGAGTTATGTGACCACACAACCCTTTTCTATTTCATAATCACCCTTTATCATTACTTTTACGAACTCCCGCCAGTCTCTAGCACCCAAATAGGATATCACATTCACAGTAGGTTGTTTCCTACCATCAATTCCTTCGGTGTATGGCTGTaaaaaaacattcatattttcctTTAATCCACAGTACTTCTGTCTATATTTTGAAGGTCCATTTGATCAGTGCTTTAATGTTATAGACAGCACAATCGTTGTCCTCCCAGCATGGTCTCATTCAACATAGTTTTACCCCTAATGGCTTACCAGAGCAATCCTATATTCATGTCACACAGGAATGAATTACTTTCTATTGGTACAATGGTTCATTTTTCCCAACTTACAGTTTTTTAAATGATGCTGGTTCAGAGACTTATTAAAGATCAGGACAAAGGTGATTTTCTAAACAAAATTACAATTGATCCATTCTGTGTTTGTTTTGCCATTATACTTAGGCCCATCGTTAATCACCGTTTGTCACTCCTTCTCGTGGTGGTTCCTTGGAGTGTTCTGATATATCTAATTCTGTCACTTTTTTCAATGTTCTGATCTTAAGATAGATCTTGAGTTTATCAGAAAGTTCAAATGTTCAGTTAAAAAAAACTTCTCCTGACTCTGAAAATGTCTTCAGGTTGACTTTGTGGGTTACGGTGATCTGCTCGGTAAGGGCAGTCGATTGTCATCTTAGTGGTAAGCTACTGGGTCGTTCACAACAGCTGCCACCATTGGTTGTTCGTTGTCACATTTCTTCTTGTTCAGTGCAGGAGGTAGGATCAATCTTAATGACCGTGGTGCTTATTCCCTTCGGTCACTGTTGTTCTTGTTTTCAGCACCCACTCGTCTTTTCTTTGATTAATTGTAGGTCACATCCTTTTCGGGTCCAAAACTACTTCTCCCTTTTATTTGGTGATGTGTCCATCCAACAGAGTGCAATCTCCGGAAGGTTTATCCTTATTTTTTGAGATTGAGACCCATTCTCTGCTTCTGTTATTGAGTTGAGTAGGAACATAGATTCTCCACTTGTCAGTCTTTTGGGATTGTTCAACTaattcctttctttctcttcctgctTCCACAACGTCTTATTGTACATTTAGTCTTGTTGTTTCAATGACTAGCTTCACTGTTTACTTCTGTTGTCAATGTCATTATTCTTTTTGTTGTTCTTAACTTCCAATTGGTCTGTATGGAGACCATTCAAAAAGTTTAAAAGTAATTTGGGGGAAATCTCCATCTTCTTCAGCTATGCGGGGGACTTTTTCTCCTTTTCTTCACTGAGGCTCCCTCCTCAGGCGGACTTAGCTTCCTATCTGGAAGGGTTGTCAATTTTGGGGAAGAATGTTCTCATTATGTCCTTGTGAGGCCGTCTCCTTCTTCTGGGTGCATTACTCGTTGCACTTGTGTATTTTGGCTTTCACTTGATTTGCTGTTTTCTTTGGCTCCTCCCTGGCGTCTCATCGTTTCCGCTGCTCCTGCTCCCTCCGGGCTCCCTCCTGGTGAATCAAGCATCCTCTGTGTCCTCATCTCTATAGTGGTTGTATCCTTCTCTCTGTTGGGATCGTGTGCAGTGGTTAGTGATACCACGTCTTTGGTTCCTTTTTCACTTTGGACTGCTGTTTTTGGGCTGTTGCCACCTCTAGGGTCCTTCTCTCCTCGGTTGATCCCACTTCTCCGGAACACTCGAACGGTTGGGACTAGAATCTCCTGGTATCACTGGGAGAGTCCTTCTGTCCCCTTGGATCATCAGACGCGGAAATCCTCTCGTCCTGGTTGCAGGTTTCATGCCTTTCTTGAGGCATTTCATCTTAGAGACTTATGGCCTCCTGTTCTTCTAATTTGCACCATACATCCTCTTAATTCCATTCACTCATCCACACAACAAAACTGGACATCCATTCTGAAGCTGGCGAAACCCCTCTCCTTTCTGGTTTCCTAAACATAAGACTGGGAAAACAACAGACCAAAAACATTAACAGTATTGACATGTATGTGTTATGCATAAATATAttcaggaaaactgaaatctggagaccatgacaattcccactctctcttcacctaACCATATGCCTCAGGATACTTTTTCTGCTGGACTCcacaaaaattaaaaaaaaaggcCCCTAAAAAGCTTCCTCATGCTTCCACCCATTCTTCCCCTTTTGGCCCCAGGTCTAGGAGGTGTTCCTAAATCATGTTCATTTTTACTTAGTTTCCCATCTGCTCCATTTCAAACTGATAATCATGTTGCATAAACCTACAATTAAACTTTATCTCTTCTTGATTAATTCAACCACTGCCTATATTGCTTTCATTATCAATCCCCTTTAACATGTTTGTTAGAGTATAATCCATCATCTATTCTTTTTCACATTGATgtataaaaaatgaaacaaattaCCCCCAAACACAACCCAGTATGTCTAAAGTAGCCCAAAACTCAACCCAGTATGGTCTATAGATGGAAtctagtcttctctctctctctctctctctctgattcacgTCCTCTGTCATGGTGGTTTCAAGCTCACCCATATTCAGTGGACCTCCCTTCTCGTGAAAGACTTATTGCCACCCACCAAAGAGAGACATGAAGCTTTACCACTGCAGTGTTGTACGAAGTATACCCACCAGCCTTGGTGGATCTTGATGTTACACTCCATTCTCCAGAAATGCAGCCCAAAAGCCCTTCCATTTCttggctgttttttttcttcctgaggACATACACACTAAACACATGGGTATTTTCCTTGACAACAGACTTCTTCTTATAGCAAAGATTCACTAAATCTTAATTTTTAATAACAGCCCTATGTAAACAATGTTGCCTCATACCTGGCCTCCTCCACAGAAATATTCATAATGATAGTCAAATGATGGTCCCTTACAGCAACTACTGTAAATAACATATAATCAGTTTCAAGTGTCTTCCAGTTGGATTTAATATCCAATCCTTAACAAAACTTAAGTCATAAGTTTCTTAAACTTTTGCCTCTATGCTTCAAAATGCCACCACCTTATTCTTTTACCATATCTTTAAGATAAAATGTGAATTGTTCCTATTTACTTTAGAATTGTCCCTATATTTTACACAGCCAGCTTGTTCTTTCCTTTTTCTGTGAATTATCTCTATTTTACATAGTTTCTAGAAAATAACACCCCTTCACTACCATTACTTCATTTTATGAGTCCCCTCAACCCATAACAGCCATTGTTTGATACGAATACTTAAAAACATCCTTAGTCATTTATATTCATTATATCAGTATCAGTCCCTTCCTCAGGAACATATACACAACCTTATGttccaacaaaaaacaaaaataaattgacaAAAACGAGAGAAaacgagaaaaaaatatataaaaaattgcaCATTTGCAATATACCCACTATGTGTAATGTATTAAACCTGGGGGAAAACGTCAATTCCTGTTTCATTCTATGCCAATGTTATTGTTGGTCTTCTTTTCTTCATCCTTCGGGTATCATCGCACAACAGACTACCTTTTTATTCAATTATATTATTACCATTATTATTCATATACAATTCCAAATGAACATTATTAAAACAAAAAGAAACTAAAAACCTTAATCTAATATTCTGTAAGTTTTGTCAACCACCTTGTACTTCAGGAATTTGTTTCCAGAGCTTCCCTAGGCCTATAAattaaacagttctattttatcCAAATAACTAAAACAGttcttttaaatacattttccaccCAATATTCAGGATAACAGTCCTTAGATGTTTACCTTTAACTTAAATTTGACCTTATCTATTCAATCACAAACATCCCTTAATAATTTAAACATTTATACTAACACTGTAATTACCAGTATTTATCTATTTTCCAATAGCCCTTTTGTCCTCAGTTTTTCTCTCATGGAGTGGCCTTGGCAATTAAAAGGTCAGTACCCCAATTCCTTTAAGTCATTATTCACCCAACAAAATATAAGATTTCCAGCATTGTCTATTTTTTAGATACAGTTCCACAGGTCGATCAGACACAGTTGTCCCTCACTATCAGTCGGTTAGGGTTGGGTTTGAGCTCCCACCCACTTGTGGTGAATTCTCTCCCATGCCTTAAAGCATTTCTGACGTCCTTTCCATGTAACTCCCTTATTCATAACTGGTGATTTCTCAGATGAATTACATATGAGTGTATTTATCAACATAACCCTCACAGAAGACCCCACACTCCAATAAACTTCTTTGGAGTTACTTTTCAAACACTTTTTATTATGAGAAttgaacaaaaacacatttgtgTATTTACCAAAGACCATAACCCCAAGGATGATAAATTTACCTATAACTTCATGTTATatcaaaattaaataataatttaaactaTTGAATAACTTATTCAATTTTTAAGGGTACAACATCTTTCATAATTTCCCAGGGACATAATAGATTTTCAAAAGTTAATTATACAAATTTCGAATAGAGTCTTGGGTGTCTTTTAATCATTTTTAATTAAATCCCACCTGTCCAACAAATTTCTAGTAAAAGGTGATCAGTCTTTTCCACAGAAATTCTTAGGTTCAGGGCATTTTGACACATTAATAGGTTCCTCAACTTCCCTTTTTTTAGGAAAAACAActtaaaacatttttcaaaaacattCCATCATGTCAGCATTACCCAATTGAACAGGAATTGGAAAAAAACGCCTCTCCAATAAATCTACTAATGCATTATTTCATTCCCAGTAACATGGTGTTACTTACTAGTGAACCCATAGCCAATAACACACAGGAACTGACTCACTTATCCAGAACTCCATTGTTTTATAGCCTTATCCAgatgatttttatttttacagcgCTGACTTTAATTAACTGTTTTCCACAGTAATGCAGGTCTCAATGATATTTTGACCAGAAAAGATTAAACCCCTTTTTTTCCTGGAAAGAAAGTATACATATCGTTAATATTCACCAAATGTTACCTAATCAGGCAAATAGTTTTATTCCAATAAACGTCTTAACAGTTTTCAGAGAATTACGGTATAGGAATGTCTAACAATTAAATTCCATTCTGTACTTACGTTAGATTCAAAGTCAAACGTGATCTAAGTACTTCTTCTTGACCACATAATAAACTTTAATCTCTATGAACACTCATTGTTCGCTCAGGTAGACTATACACCGCCAAGTAAAATATTATATTCTCACTAAACCCCAAACCTATTTAGTTGTTTGTTATTTGGACAAGGATAAAACTCTTGTATAGCGGCATTTCCTTGCTACGCGCACTAAGTTCTATGTTCACCTTTCCACTAATTTTTCCCCATACCCGCTATACCCATATTCAAAACAGGGAGCTTTTTCTTATTTGTTCTTTAGGATATTGTCAATATTCACTAATCACACCGCACATCTGCAGGACGAAGTGGAACCACCATTTGTCTTATACTAATTGTTATTTTCTGATGATGAAATGTTACCGGGTAATGGCGTCCCCCTATATATCCAGTTTTTTCTTTCAATCCGAATTTCGGTAGAACTAATGTGCGCTTCTTCAGTGACTTCCATGCTTTTTAAAAATCCTCATTGCTATGTGAGAAAGTCCTTTTGTTTCATCcactatttattatttattttcctaaAGTACTCCCATGTATTATCATACAccttttttacttattttttccGATGCTAGAGCTAACTCCTTTCCAATTAATATTTCATTTTGTCACATCACTTTAATTTCTCTATCAAAGCCTACTCTATATAGTACAAGACATTATTTCTGAATACTCAGATGGACTTAATGTCTTATCTAGTACAGTACTTCAAATACACTGTGTTTCCCTTACAGATataattatttattcatttaatattctctgttttggttttgttattacagttcaaatcaatttttaagattacattttacattacatttaattcaatttagcagacgctctatccagagcgactttacaAATTGGGGAAAGTTCAatatattcatcctggtccccctgtgGGAATGAACCCTGGTCCCCCCCTGGGAATTGAACcctcaaccctggcgttgcaagccccATGCTTACCAACTTGAGCCATCACGGACCCACTGCCCGCTCGTTAAGATCTCTATCTAACGTCTTActttaccttttttattttattgttgtctATATCTTTCTTACCTTTACTTCTCTATATCTTATTGTTTGATCCTTGGTCAATATTACTAGTGACGACAAGCCTCAGTATTTTTTACACCCCTCTCTGCCCTTCAGACTATTTTTAGACCGTAGTTTCTGTGACCACAGAGTGACTAGGCAACCTGTTTTTTCCCCTACTCCGTTACACTGTTTATTGAATTCTTAATGTGGTCCTGGGATTTTCACCTATATCACTCTTTATCTAGCTAAGCTAGATTCGTTTTAACATTATAGTACAATttcagtttattggcaattttCTAGTTATTCTCTTTTGTTACCTACTCTATCGTATTATTACTATTCGGTTAACGCCTTTTTAGTATTTTTATTGATTATTTGTTTTGACACCTTTTTGTTATTCTTACCGCGGTCTTCTTACCACTTTTATCACATCAGTGTTTTTATCCTTGCTTTAACTTATTTTAACTTCGATGGTTCTTAACTTCATTCATTCTGCCTCGAGCTCTcccgcgcgccgtcgaagacaaagaaaataccggacctgtcactccaaaagctcttattcgacctcagatcaagctagacaccccattccaccttccactgcctgttaacatctagtggaaggcatatgaagtgcatgcatatcgataaataaaagccagttgaataggcaggccctgaaacagagcctcgttttcagatttttcacttcctgtatggaagtttgctgccaaatgagttctgttttactcacagatataattcaaacagttttagaaacttgagtttttttctatccaatagtaataataatatgcatattgtatgatctagaacagagtacgaggccgtttaatttgagCATttattccaaagtgaaaacagcgcccccgtattgacaagaagttttaaaggcacagtcaatttagtgtatgtaaacttttgacccactggaattgtgattaagtgaaataatctatctgtaaacaattgttggaaacattacttgtcatgcacaaagtagatgtcctaaccgacttgccataacTATAGTTTGATCAGTCTAGCCCAAAACAGATCATAGTCTAGCCCAAAACAAATGATACTGTTTTAGCGTATACAAAGtaacaatacaaaaatacataattttagcaaacatttcaaaaggTAACATTAAATAATCCAAGTGACTGGTGACAATGTATATTTAATTAACATTTCAAAACAATACATATATTATAgaccaaaatcggcagtgtatcaaatacttgttctccccactgtacatgcatgcatgcatacatacatacatacatacatacatacatacatacatacatacacctgttctcaaaggccctagagtctgcaacaccattaagcaaggggcaccaccaagcaagcggcaccatgaagaccaaggagctctccaaacaggtcaggcacaaagttgtggagaagtacagatcaggttgggttataaaaaatatcagaaactttgaacatcccacagagcaccattttaaatccgttattaaaaatggaaagaatagggcaccacaacaaacctgccaagagagggctgcccaccaaaactcacagaccaggcaaggagggcattaatcagaggcaacaaagagaccaaaaataaccctgaaggagctgcaacgcttcacagcggagattgtgtctgtccataggaccactttaagccgtacactccacagagctgggctttacagaagtggccagaaaaaataagcaaacatgtttggtgttcgccaaaaggcatgtgggagactccccaaacatggaagaaggtgctctggtcagatgagactaaaatgtagctttttggccatcaaggaaaatgctatgtctggcacaaacccaacacctcattaccccgagaacaccatccNgaccgttccacaggtgcatgttcattaattgtttatggttcattgatcaagcatgggaacagtgtttaaaccctttacaatgaagatctgtgaagttatttggatttttacgaattatctttgcaagacagggtcctgaaaacgggacgtttctttttttgctgagtttatgtctgtctgtcatccaTCTTCATGGGCTGTCggacagctctctcctctctttctcacccctctctatcctctccagtGTTGCTATATTCAGCAGTGTTCTGCAATTTGGGATATTCTAATTAAATTAGAAGTTATCAATTGTGATCATGGTCACAGCTCTATCGCAAATGTATAATTCTTCACATTTAATGCCAGTATCGGCACAATTTCCAGAAAATATCCCAACATTTGTTTTTGCTTTCTTCGTCCAAGTGTTTCTTACACAGAGATTTCGAGACCCTCTGTCCAATTTTCATCTCTCTAACTCTTCTGTcggatttatctatagttatgtGCAAACGGGATTTATTTACAgtaataaactgggtggtttgaatccctgaatgctgattggttgaaagccatggtatatcagacgtGTACCACGGgaatgacaaaaacatttttactgttctaattacgttggcaaccagtttataatggcaataaggcacctcagaggtttgtggtatgtggccaatataccacggctaagaacTATGTCTTAAGAACGGCCCATAGctgtgtatattggccatataccacacctccttgcgccttattgcttaattatagcctTCAAAACAAGTTAAATCGACATCAATTGATTGAAAATGATCTGGAGAGTTCAGTATCATTTATATTTTCTCTTGCAGAATTCTGAAATTCTTATTTTGATGGAAAAACACATTTTGCTAAGCCTATGTTAAAAGGATGTTAATATTCCTTATTTTGCTTGATAACGTCATGGAAAAAGGGTTTATTGGCAACTCCTTGTggcaattttttttggggggggggtctagtTTTCAGGCCTTCTGGGTAGGTTTTCAGAGGTCATTGGGCAATGTGCTACACATTTTAGCTAGACCTAGCAACCCTGATCCTCTCTCCTAGCTGTCGCcgtgtgctgtgtctgtctgtctgtctctgtctgtcttgtgtggtGAGACTGGTTCATACAGTGGCTCTTCCTCAAACACAAGTAAGACTATACTATAATACTACTATCTTTCTATGTACACTATGTACATGTCTGTCATCTGTCTTCATGGGCTGTCTGACagctttctctgtctcgctctccttctctttaATGGGGATTTCATGGGAAACGTacatttacattgtcaaagtaaaataaatatagacttcaaatgttatattattggctatgtgCAGTAACAATGTGCGAATGGCAAGCCAAAGTGGGTATGGTCAAACATTGGTCAGGAGGATAGAAAGTGCAgcccagtttccacctcattttgtgggcagtggacGCATAGCAGGTCTGCACAACcgctctcaatagcaaggctacgcTCACCGAGTCTagcatagtcaaagcttttcttaatttggggtattctgccactgtgtatctctgtgtagGGCCAGATAGCGTTCCAGTTTGCATAGTTTTTTGGTTCATTCTTTCCCATGtgtaaaaaataattgtatttcacatatttggttgggtctaattagttgtctctctccctcttctctgctgtcttcagtctttgtgctGTAGCAATTGTTCTGAAATAAATGACAATATTTGAACAATAATGTAATGTTATTACACATTACAcaagtaaaaacaacaacatggaatTGATAACTAGTTAAAGATGTGTTCCAGATGGTTTGTATACCTTTTAGCCAGTAACGGTCGTTCTGAAAGGAGAACTCACGAGCCAAAAAGGTCCCCGaaaattgtgcacaattgtgAATTTcaattgtacaatatgttacgaatttgaatTTATGCCTCTCTTTAATTCGCCCAATATTATTATTCCTCTGGTGAGACCTCTCTCTatatgctctctctgtctgtctgactgtctcttgtctgtctagctgtgctctcttctgtctgtctggatgcaTGCATCTATGTTCCTGAAATAACTAATAAAACAGTTGTTTTCCTATATAGACCTACCTCCTTTTTTTCCCTGttacagtttttgttgttgtcaacgGACCCTGTTCGTGCATAGTTGGCGGGATGTCATCTTGCCTGTTTCCTGAGACCTACCAGGAGTGGTTGAAGAGTCAGTAGAGTGGCAGAGACCAGTCCTGGAGCCAAAAGAGGTGCATTTGTACAGACCGTGGTGATGACAATGTGCTCCAGAATCCATCCTACAGTGGAAGGACGTCACTATTCAGTGAAGAACTGAAGAACGGCAACYTCTCACTAAAGCTGACCAATGTGAAACTGTCTGATGGTGGAAGTTACACCTGTTACATACCAACGTTAGGCCACCAGAAAACCACCATTGAACTCTATGTCGGCGGTGAGTCATTTGATTACCAAACGCATCGTTCAGATTTCTTTGTCAGTCTATCAAATGCCAACTTGATCAGCATGTTTATCTTTCCTCTCATTTATTGATTAATGGTGTTATGTTTTTATATGATACATTGGATGTCAAGAAAGGTGCTTGGCCCCAAAAAGTGTTATTATGACATCAAAGCACATTTGAGTACAGAGGTCTGAAATCTGTTCTTCTATATCTACAATGTATAGAGGACGGAACTCCTTcatcctccctcccacccacccaaCCGCCCCTGAAAGACCAATCAGGAGAAGTCAGGGGTGAGTTTCCAAAACCTCATCGATTCATATTAGAAATGTCAACCTCTGTACAAACAAAGTGATATTTGATGTCATAATTacaattatttaatcaaatttaCTTCGACATGATACTATCCATCACAAGTTCCATCTTACTTTTAAAGGTCCATCGATATCAGGATGATAAATCCTATAAAccttttatgtctttgtgtctgtgtaggTGCAGCCCCTCGGCCATGGCTCTCCATTGTGGAAACCAAAGACAAGGAAGTGGTCCTGAAGTGTGAGGCTGAAGGGTTAGTCTATAAGCCTGAGTTGGTGTTGCTGAACAGTAAGGGAACCATCCTCCCTGCTGATGAACCTACAGAGAGACCCATGGACTCAGAGGGCTTGTACACAGTGACACGCTATTTCACTGTCCAGAAGACAGCCACCAACGTGTTCACCTGTCGAGTTCAACAGCTGGAGATCAAACACATGAGGGAGACACGGATTCGTGTTCCAGGTGAGGTGGTTTTTAATACAGGACTGAATTGACTAGGAATTTAAAAACCTCATGGTTGAGGGTTGGAATGATGGCCTGAATCTCTGTGTGGGGTTATTTACTGTTGCTGTTTTCAATTGTATTTATTaactattacattttttattgttcaaTTCCAACATACAGATAATTCACAGTTATGGACTATTTTTGAGGAATCTATCACACTGTAGGTACTGATGTCTAATGATGGTTTCATGTTACTTGTGTTTCAGACAAAATGTTTCATGAGGAAGCAGAGGACTTGGGATGGAAAATTGGATTTGGAATTGgatgtgttgtggtgggtgttgtggtgg from Salvelinus sp. IW2-2015 unplaced genomic scaffold, ASM291031v2 Un_scaffold16538, whole genome shotgun sequence encodes:
- the LOC112080862 gene encoding butyrophilin-like protein 8; translated protein: SGRDQSWSQKRCICTDRGDDNVLQNPSYSGRTSLFSEELKNGNXSLKLTNVKLSDGGSYTCYIPTLGHQKTTIELYVGEDGTPSSSLPPTQPPLKDQSGEVRGAAPRPWLSIVETKDKEVVLKCEAEGLVYKPELVLLNSKGTILPADEPTERPMDSEGLYTVTRYFTVQKTATNVFTCRVQQLEIKHMRETRIRVPDKMFHEEAEDLGWKIGFGIGCVVVGVVVGVVVCLCMRKNNPNYTLKQHPEEKAMLNSHPNGVRVSQPGERDSQHTLD